The Nitrospira sp. genomic sequence CGGCAATATAGGGTGGATTGGAGACGATCACGTCCACCCGACCGGCCATACCCTGCTCGCGCAACGGCACCAGTAAATCACCTTCCAGAAACGTCACCTGCGCTAGCACGCCATGACGCGCTGCATTCCGCTGCGCGATCCGTAACGCGTCGGCAGAACGGTCAACGGCATACAGTGCTGCTTGCGGAACCCGGCACGCCAGCGGCACTGCGATACAGCCTGAGCCTGTCCCGACGTCGGCAATGACCGGATGCGCCTGCGCCGTCACGCGGAGAATTGTTTCGTCGACCAGCAATTCCGTTTCGGGCCGCGGGATCAGGACGCCGGGCGCGACGGAGAATTCCAGCCCGCAAAACTCCTGCGTACCAAGCAGATATTGCAGCGGCTCGCGGCTTGCGCGGCGCGCAAGCAGCGCTTCTGTGCGGCGCAGCGCACTCCCCTCAACCGGCTGGGCCCCTTTCACGCGCACTTCAAGTGCTGTCATTCCCAAGGCATGCTCAAGCAGCCACGCGGTTTCGCGCGCAGCGTCCTCGATGCCGGCCTGCGCAAGCTGCACCCTGCCCCAGCGCAGTAGGTCGCCGACGGTCACGATCCGCGCATCCGTCAGTGTGCCCATCAGGAGGCCTCCACCATCTGTTTCGTCTGCGCAGCCTTCAGGGCTTCAATCATCTCGTCCAGAGTGCCCTCCATGACCTGGTCGAGCTTGTGCAGCGTCAGACCGATGCGGTGATCCGTCACGCGGTTCTGCGGAAAATTGTACGTCCGAATCTTCTCGCTCCGATCGCCCGTCCCAACCTGCGACTTGCGCTGCTGCGCGATCACGGCCTCCTGCTTGTCCTTCTCCGCCTCGACGATCCGCGTGCGCAGGGTCCGCATGGCCTTAGCGCGGTTCTTCAACTGCGACCGCTCGTCCTGACACGTAACGACCACGCCGGTCGGAATGTGCGTGATCCGTACGGCTGACTTAGTCGTATTGACGCTTTGCCCGCCGGCACCTGAGGAGCAGAAGGTATCGATACGCAGATCATTCGGATTGACCTGCACTTCGACTTCCTCCACTTCCGGCATCACCGCCACCGTCACCGTCGAGGTGTGGATGCGTCCGGCGGCTTCCGTAGCCGGCACCCGCTGGACGCGGTGCACGCCGCTCTCGTGCCTGAGCTGACCATAGGCCCCCTTACCTTCGACCAGCAGGACGACATTCTTGTAGCCACCGATGCCGGTCTCGTCTGCCTCCATCAACTCCGTTTTCAACCGTTTCCGTTCCGCGTAGCGCATGTACATACGCAGCAGATCGCCAGCAAACAGCGCGGCCTCCTCGCCACCGGCGCCCGCCCGGATTTCCACAAAGATGTTCTTCTCGTTGCGTGGGTCCTTTGGCACTAGTAGCTCCATTGCCCGCTCTTCCATCTGGCTGCGCCGTCCCTGAAGCGTACGAACTTCCTCTGTTGCGAGCGCCTTCAGACCGGCGTCGACGCCGGCATCTCTGAGCATCTGCTCTGCATCAGCGAGCTGTCTTGTCAGTGCCTGGAATTCGGCAAAGAGGTGCGCGATTTCCTCCAGATCGCTACGCTCCTTGTTGAGCTTGCGCAGCTGCTCAGGCTGGCTGAGGACGGACGGCTCCGTGAGCTGGCGCGTCAGCTCGTCGAAGCGCCTGGCCGTGGTTTCCCACTTAGCCAGCAGCAACGCTTCCTTAGATTCTGCCGTGTTCGTGTCAGCCATAACTGCGCTTACAAAAGACAGCGGGCACCTGCCCGATCAAGAATTATGTCTCGCGTTACTCCGCCCCGCACCGCATTTCAGTCCGAAATCCGTCAAAAAAACAGAGGGACCCTGCCCCTCAACGAAGCAGGGTCCCTCTGGTGACTCGCGCTAATGAATCAGGCTTGCGATCGCGCCACCCTTACTTCGTTTTCTTGGCGTACTTCTTGTTGAACCGCTCCACACGCCCTTCCGTATCCAAGATCTTCTGCGTACCCGTGAAGAAGGGATGGCAATTGGAGCAAATGTCCACCTTGAGGTCGCCGACCGTCGTGCGCGTCTTGAACTTGGCTCCGCAGGCGCAACTGACGTTGGCTTCCCGATACACCGGATGAATACTTTTTTTCATTTCTCTCTCCTCAGCGAAAAGCAAATAGCCAGCAGCCGGCATGCTCGAAGCTATTCGCTCCGAGCTCTTAG encodes the following:
- the rpmE gene encoding 50S ribosomal protein L31, yielding MKKSIHPVYREANVSCACGAKFKTRTTVGDLKVDICSNCHPFFTGTQKILDTEGRVERFNKKYAKKTK
- the prmC gene encoding peptide chain release factor N(5)-glutamine methyltransferase, which produces MGTLTDARIVTVGDLLRWGRVQLAQAGIEDAARETAWLLEHALGMTALEVRVKGAQPVEGSALRRTEALLARRASREPLQYLLGTQEFCGLEFSVAPGVLIPRPETELLVDETILRVTAQAHPVIADVGTGSGCIAVPLACRVPQAALYAVDRSADALRIAQRNAARHGVLAQVTFLEGDLLVPLREQGMAGRVDVIVSNPPYIAERDWDMVQPEVRLYEPRLALAAGEDGLAVYRRLVPEAAQMLCAAGWIILEVGRGQAGAVRALIEATGRYGAMKTRTDAAGIERVVIAQKR
- the prfA gene encoding peptide chain release factor 1; this translates as MADTNTAESKEALLLAKWETTARRFDELTRQLTEPSVLSQPEQLRKLNKERSDLEEIAHLFAEFQALTRQLADAEQMLRDAGVDAGLKALATEEVRTLQGRRSQMEERAMELLVPKDPRNEKNIFVEIRAGAGGEEAALFAGDLLRMYMRYAERKRLKTELMEADETGIGGYKNVVLLVEGKGAYGQLRHESGVHRVQRVPATEAAGRIHTSTVTVAVMPEVEEVEVQVNPNDLRIDTFCSSGAGGQSVNTTKSAVRITHIPTGVVVTCQDERSQLKNRAKAMRTLRTRIVEAEKDKQEAVIAQQRKSQVGTGDRSEKIRTYNFPQNRVTDHRIGLTLHKLDQVMEGTLDEMIEALKAAQTKQMVEAS